One genomic window of Arcobacter lacus includes the following:
- a CDS encoding GGDEF domain-containing protein, which produces MENIKEITKNTLSELKNQNLETTPENYFIEFKKQADSLDVKLNEFKLFDKIKNSLTTDEKSQLKMDSFNKLAAVLTKRTTSEELRSLIEVFNDILTPSINFEYIENIEGFICEIMKNPKKLTNKNTIFKLKEFANQRIDADRKVLRDKTNDIVKLTSLMSRYFDKTLNDSDSSTDEITKIKDDLVSLNISNSSHRELRVVQKKLIDTIYKIENSIKENNKILSNNIEKFKFLNRQIEELQKELILVKEEQQFDFLTSLLNRRAYQEEVKKVEKQFAIFGSDFAIVFIDIDHFKNINDVYGHACGDAILKNFASILKDLTRKEDIISRYGGEEFVALINYQSETEIQRYVKRVKTALQNHVFIYKTQQLQIEFSAGVAFRNKYSSFAEAEASADKLLYKAKNKGRDKVIFDDGIEL; this is translated from the coding sequence ATGGAAAATATTAAAGAGATAACAAAAAATACACTTTCTGAGTTAAAAAATCAGAATTTAGAGACGACTCCTGAAAATTATTTTATAGAGTTTAAAAAACAAGCTGATAGTTTAGATGTAAAATTAAATGAATTTAAACTTTTCGATAAAATAAAAAATTCTTTGACAACAGATGAAAAAAGTCAATTAAAAATGGATTCATTTAATAAATTAGCAGCTGTTTTAACAAAAAGAACAACATCCGAAGAGTTAAGATCTTTAATTGAAGTATTTAATGATATTTTAACTCCTTCTATTAATTTCGAATATATAGAGAATATAGAAGGATTTATTTGTGAGATTATGAAAAATCCTAAAAAACTTACAAATAAAAATACTATTTTTAAATTAAAAGAATTTGCAAACCAAAGAATTGATGCCGATAGAAAAGTTTTAAGAGATAAAACAAATGATATTGTAAAATTAACCTCTTTAATGAGTAGATATTTTGATAAAACTTTAAATGACAGTGATTCTTCAACAGATGAAATCACAAAAATAAAAGATGATTTAGTAAGTCTAAATATTTCAAACTCTTCACATAGAGAATTAAGAGTTGTTCAAAAAAAACTTATAGATACGATTTATAAAATTGAAAACTCTATAAAAGAAAATAATAAAATTCTTTCAAATAATATAGAAAAATTCAAATTTTTAAATAGACAGATTGAAGAGTTACAAAAAGAACTTATTTTGGTGAAAGAAGAACAACAATTTGATTTTTTAACATCACTATTAAATCGAAGAGCTTATCAAGAAGAAGTTAAAAAAGTAGAAAAACAATTTGCTATTTTTGGTTCAGACTTTGCAATAGTTTTTATAGATATTGATCATTTTAAAAATATAAATGATGTTTATGGTCATGCTTGTGGAGATGCGATTTTGAAAAATTTTGCATCTATTTTAAAAGACTTAACAAGAAAAGAAGACATCATTTCAAGATATGGAGGAGAAGAGTTTGTTGCACTTATAAATTATCAAAGTGAAACTGAAATACAAAGATATGTAAAAAGAGTAAAAACAGCTCTACAAAATCATGTATTTATATATAAAACTCAACAATTACAAATAGAATTTTCAGCAGGTGTAGCTTTTAGAAATAAATATAGCTCATTTGCGGAAGCAGAAGCTAGTGCTGATAAACTACTTTATAAAGCAAAAAACAAAGGTAGAGACAAAGTAATTTTTGATGATGGTATAGAGTTATAA
- a CDS encoding iron-sulfur cluster assembly scaffold protein: MAKNSLISGSIWDEYSNQVVNRMNNPKHQGEITEERAAELGAKLIVADFGAESCGDAVRLYWAVDEKTHKILESKFKSFGCGTAIASSDVMAELCIGKTVDEAVKITNIDVEFALRDNPETPAVPPQKMHCSVMAYDVIKKAAAEYKGVDIDSFEEEQIVCECARVSLATLKEVIRINNLKTVEEITDYTKAGAFCKSCIRPGGHEEKDIYLVDILKDVRAEMEQEKLKNAANASASGTISFGEMTLVQRIKAIDSVLDEDIRPMLVMDGGNMEIIDIKENLPHYDLYIRYLGSCSGCASGSTGTLYAIESVLQQKIDDNIRVLPI, translated from the coding sequence ATGGCAAAAAATAGTTTAATTAGTGGTTCAATTTGGGATGAATACTCAAATCAAGTTGTAAATAGAATGAATAATCCAAAACACCAAGGTGAAATCACTGAAGAAAGAGCAGCTGAACTTGGCGCAAAATTAATTGTTGCTGATTTTGGAGCTGAATCATGTGGTGATGCTGTTAGACTTTATTGGGCAGTTGATGAAAAAACGCATAAAATTTTAGAATCAAAATTTAAATCTTTTGGATGCGGTACTGCAATTGCATCTTCAGATGTTATGGCTGAACTTTGTATTGGAAAAACAGTTGATGAAGCTGTAAAAATTACAAATATTGATGTTGAATTTGCCTTAAGAGATAATCCAGAAACGCCAGCTGTTCCACCTCAAAAAATGCACTGTTCAGTTATGGCTTATGATGTTATTAAAAAAGCTGCAGCTGAATACAAGGGAGTTGATATTGACTCTTTTGAAGAAGAACAGATTGTTTGTGAGTGTGCAAGAGTTTCATTAGCAACATTAAAAGAAGTTATTAGAATAAATAATTTAAAAACAGTTGAAGAAATAACTGATTATACAAAAGCTGGAGCATTTTGTAAATCATGTATTAGACCTGGTGGACATGAAGAAAAAGATATATATTTGGTTGATATTTTAAAAGATGTAAGAGCTGAAATGGAGCAAGAAAAACTTAAAAATGCTGCGAATGCAAGTGCCTCTGGAACTATATCATTTGGTGAAATGACATTAGTTCAAAGAATAAAAGCAATTGATAGTGTTCTTGATGAAGATATTAGACCTATGCTTGTAATGGATGGTGGAAATATGGAAATTATTGATATAAAAGAAAATTTACCACACTACGATTTGTATATTAGATATTTAGGTTCGTGTTCTGGTTGTGCATCTGGAAGTACAGGAACATTATATGCAATAGAATCAGTTTTACAACAAAAAATTGATGATAATATAAGAGTTTTACCAATCTAA
- a CDS encoding aminotransferase class V-fold PLP-dependent enzyme, with amino-acid sequence MFKNDFPYFQNSKTTYLDNGATTQKPKSVIDSQVEYYEHYCSNTHRSNFGDANKATLEFEKTRKILKEFINASKKEEIIFTKGVTESLNFIATSFAKDFKTVIISSLEHHSNIVPWHMQGRTLGLGLEVVNCDDNLNFDMNHFEELLKAKPNAFVSITHISNAFGKIHDIEAITKLAHSYGAVVMIDGAQSLAHTSIDVQALDVDFFAISGHKTFAPTGVGAIYIKEKYLKDVKPYQTGGATIHEVDFSGSTLLDSPYKFEAGTQNIAGVIGFGKALEYLNYVKYENIQSIEHNVFKYLDEELAKLPDIVFYNDLENCVGSRSFNFKGIVHDDIGILLDKMKIAVRVGHHCAQPIMKKLGIKGTIRVSISFYNDYVDVDNLITALKKALNMLRD; translated from the coding sequence ATGTTTAAAAATGATTTTCCATATTTTCAAAATTCGAAAACTACATATTTAGACAATGGAGCAACAACACAAAAACCTAAAAGTGTTATTGATTCGCAAGTTGAGTATTATGAGCACTATTGTTCAAATACACATAGAAGTAACTTTGGTGATGCAAACAAAGCAACTTTAGAGTTTGAAAAAACTAGAAAAATATTAAAAGAGTTTATTAATGCTTCTAAAAAAGAAGAAATCATCTTCACAAAAGGTGTTACAGAATCTTTAAATTTTATAGCAACTTCATTTGCAAAAGATTTTAAGACTGTAATAATTTCAAGTTTAGAACACCACTCAAATATTGTTCCTTGGCATATGCAAGGAAGAACTTTAGGTTTGGGACTTGAAGTTGTAAATTGTGATGATAACTTAAATTTTGATATGAATCATTTTGAAGAACTTTTAAAAGCAAAGCCAAATGCTTTTGTAAGTATCACGCATATTTCAAATGCTTTTGGAAAAATCCATGATATAGAAGCTATTACAAAACTTGCACACTCTTATGGTGCGGTAGTTATGATTGATGGTGCTCAAAGTTTAGCTCATACAAGTATTGATGTACAAGCACTTGATGTTGATTTTTTTGCAATTTCAGGACACAAAACTTTTGCACCAACAGGAGTTGGAGCAATTTATATAAAAGAAAAATATCTAAAAGATGTAAAACCATATCAAACAGGAGGAGCAACTATTCACGAAGTTGATTTTAGTGGTTCAACTTTACTTGATTCTCCTTATAAATTTGAAGCAGGAACTCAAAATATAGCTGGTGTTATAGGATTTGGAAAAGCTTTAGAATACTTAAATTATGTAAAATATGAAAATATACAAAGTATAGAACATAATGTTTTTAAATATTTAGATGAAGAGTTAGCAAAACTTCCTGATATTGTATTTTATAATGATTTAGAAAATTGTGTAGGAAGTAGAAGTTTCAATTTCAAAGGTATAGTTCACGATGATATTGGAATACTTTTAGATAAGATGAAAATTGCAGTAAGAGTTGGTCATCACTGTGCTCAACCAATTATGAAAAAACTTGGAATAAAAGGAACAATAAGAGTTAGTATCTCTTTTTATAATGATTATGTAGATGTTGATAATCTTATAACTGCACTAAAAAAAGCTTTGAATATGTTAAGGGATTGA
- a CDS encoding SufE family protein, producing the protein MSTIEQRVEEIKDDLDFFDDELAKYEYIIDLGKKLEEFDEKDKTPENIVHGCTSQVWLTCENKDGKLYFYGTSDAIIVKGLVYMILQIFSGSTIQELKDVDMDIVHELNLSEVITPNRQSGVIGMIKKIKEYALKA; encoded by the coding sequence ATGAGTACAATAGAACAAAGAGTTGAAGAGATAAAAGATGATTTAGATTTTTTTGATGATGAACTAGCAAAATATGAATATATTATAGATTTAGGTAAAAAGTTAGAAGAGTTTGATGAAAAAGATAAAACTCCTGAAAATATAGTTCATGGTTGTACTTCTCAAGTTTGGTTAACTTGTGAAAATAAAGATGGAAAATTATATTTTTACGGAACAAGTGATGCAATAATAGTAAAAGGTTTAGTTTATATGATACTTCAAATTTTTTCTGGTTCAACTATACAAGAATTAAAAGATGTTGATATGGACATAGTTCATGAACTAAATTTAAGTGAAGTTATAACTCCAAATAGACAAAGTGGAGTTATTGGAATGATAAAAAAAATAAAAGAGTATGCTTTAAAAGCTTAA
- the sufB gene encoding Fe-S cluster assembly protein SufB: MSDNQQIHDVINKEYKLGFETLVQSDTFEKGLNEDVIRAISAKKDEPSWLLDFRLKAYEKWLKMEEPTWANLKYPKIDYQDIAYYSAPKRALNSLDEVDPEILKTYEKLGIPLEEQKQLAGVAVDAVFDSVSVKTTYQEELEKLGIIFCSISEAAHKYPELVKNYLASVVPTVDNYFSCLNSAVFTDGSFVYIPPNTRCPMELSTYFRINALNTGQFERTLIICDENSYVSYNEGCSAPTRDERQLHAAVVELCALKNAHIKYSTIQNWFPGDDKGKGGILNFVTKRGLCKGDNSKISWTQVETGSAITWKYPSCVLQGDNSVGEFYSVAIASKSQQADTGTKMIHLGKNTKSTIISKGISAMHGINGYRGLVKVGKNAQNARNISECDSLLIGHKCQAHTYPYHEIRNSSANIEHEATTSKISDEQLFYLNQRGIDEENAIAMIVNGFCKEVLKELPMEFAAEAKELLNISLEGSVG, translated from the coding sequence ATGAGTGACAATCAACAAATACATGACGTAATAAACAAAGAATATAAATTAGGATTTGAAACTTTAGTTCAAAGTGATACTTTTGAAAAAGGTTTAAATGAAGATGTTATAAGAGCAATTAGTGCAAAAAAGGATGAACCTTCTTGGCTTTTAGATTTTAGATTAAAGGCTTATGAAAAATGGTTAAAAATGGAAGAGCCAACTTGGGCGAACTTAAAATATCCAAAAATTGATTACCAAGATATAGCTTATTATTCAGCACCTAAAAGAGCTTTGAATTCACTTGATGAAGTTGACCCAGAAATTTTAAAAACTTATGAGAAACTTGGAATTCCACTTGAAGAGCAAAAACAGTTAGCTGGTGTTGCAGTTGATGCAGTATTTGATTCAGTTTCTGTAAAAACAACTTATCAAGAAGAACTTGAAAAATTAGGAATTATATTTTGTTCAATTAGTGAAGCAGCACACAAATATCCAGAACTTGTAAAAAATTATTTAGCAAGTGTTGTTCCAACTGTTGATAATTATTTTTCCTGTTTAAATAGTGCAGTATTTACAGATGGAAGTTTTGTATATATTCCACCAAATACAAGATGTCCAATGGAACTTTCAACTTATTTTAGAATAAATGCTTTAAATACAGGACAATTTGAAAGAACTTTAATAATCTGTGATGAAAATAGTTATGTATCTTATAATGAAGGTTGTTCTGCTCCAACAAGAGATGAAAGACAACTTCACGCAGCAGTTGTTGAATTATGTGCATTAAAAAATGCTCATATAAAATATTCAACTATTCAAAACTGGTTTCCAGGAGATGATAAAGGAAAAGGTGGAATATTAAATTTTGTTACTAAAAGAGGTTTGTGTAAAGGAGATAATTCAAAAATATCTTGGACACAAGTTGAAACTGGAAGTGCAATAACTTGGAAATATCCATCTTGTGTACTTCAAGGAGATAATAGTGTTGGAGAGTTTTATTCAGTTGCTATTGCTTCAAAATCTCAACAAGCAGATACTGGAACAAAAATGATTCATCTTGGAAAAAATACAAAATCAACTATTATTTCAAAAGGTATTTCAGCAATGCATGGAATAAATGGATATAGAGGACTTGTAAAAGTTGGAAAAAATGCACAAAATGCAAGAAATATATCTGAATGTGACTCACTTTTAATAGGACACAAATGTCAAGCTCATACATATCCATATCATGAAATAAGAAATAGTAGTGCAAATATAGAGCATGAAGCAACAACTTCAAAAATATCTGATGAACAACTTTTTTACTTAAATCAAAGAGGAATTGATGAAGAAAATGCGATAGCTATGATAGTGAATGGTTTTTGTAAAGAGGTTTTAAAAGAGTTACCAATGGAGTTTGCTGCTGAGGCAAAAGAGTTATTAAATATATCACTTGAAGGAAGTGTGGGGTAA
- a CDS encoding NifS family cysteine desulfurase codes for MEVYLDNNATTMVDPKVYEEMKPFFCDIYGNPNSLHKFGAGTHPKMVEALNFLYEGINAADEDDIIVTANATESNNAVLKGIWIDKILNGDKKHIITSEVEHPSITAVCRFLEKQGVKVTYLKVNEEGILDANAVKNAIKEDTALVSIMWANNETGKIFPIKEIGMICKEAGIPFHTDATQAIGKIVVDVQDVNVDYLSFSAHKFHGPKGVGGLYVRKGYSLTPLLHGGEQMGGFRAGTVDVASMVGMGWAMKLATSTMALAYEKNHVAKLRDKLETAILEIPETIVIGGKDNRTPNTTLISIRGVEGESMLWDLNQAGIGASTGSACASEDLEANPVMNAFGSDSELAHTGVRFSLSRFNTEEQIDYAIDVIKKAITRLRTISSSYAYAPSCHKSGL; via the coding sequence ATGGAAGTTTATTTAGATAATAATGCAACAACAATGGTTGATCCAAAGGTTTATGAAGAGATGAAACCATTTTTTTGCGATATTTACGGAAATCCAAACTCTTTACATAAATTTGGAGCAGGAACTCACCCTAAAATGGTTGAGGCTTTAAATTTTTTATATGAAGGTATAAATGCTGCTGATGAAGATGATATTATTGTTACAGCAAATGCAACAGAAAGCAATAATGCAGTTTTAAAAGGTATTTGGATAGATAAAATTTTAAATGGTGATAAAAAACATATAATAACAAGCGAAGTTGAACATCCATCAATTACAGCTGTTTGTAGATTTTTAGAAAAACAAGGTGTTAAAGTTACATATTTAAAAGTTAATGAAGAGGGTATTTTAGATGCAAATGCAGTAAAAAATGCTATAAAAGAAGATACAGCTTTAGTTTCAATAATGTGGGCAAACAATGAAACGGGAAAAATTTTCCCAATAAAAGAGATTGGTATGATTTGTAAAGAAGCTGGAATTCCTTTTCATACTGATGCAACTCAGGCTATTGGAAAAATAGTAGTTGATGTTCAAGATGTAAATGTAGATTATTTATCTTTTTCTGCTCATAAGTTTCATGGACCAAAAGGTGTTGGTGGATTATATGTAAGAAAAGGATACTCTTTAACTCCATTGTTACATGGGGGAGAACAAATGGGTGGTTTTAGAGCGGGAACAGTTGATGTTGCTTCAATGGTTGGAATGGGATGGGCTATGAAATTAGCAACTTCAACAATGGCATTAGCTTATGAAAAAAATCATGTGGCAAAATTAAGAGATAAGTTAGAAACTGCAATTTTAGAAATACCTGAAACAATCGTTATTGGGGGAAAAGACAATAGAACACCAAATACTACATTAATTTCTATTAGAGGTGTTGAGGGTGAATCTATGCTTTGGGATTTAAATCAAGCAGGAATTGGTGCAAGTACTGGAAGTGCATGTGCTAGTGAAGATTTAGAAGCAAATCCTGTTATGAATGCATTTGGAAGTGATAGTGAGTTAGCTCATACAGGAGTTAGATTTAGTTTAAGTAGATTTAATACAGAAGAGCAAATTGATTATGCAATTGATGTCATCAAAAAAGCAATTACAAGACTTAGAACAATTTCAAGTTCTTATGCTTATGCACCATCATGTCATAAATCTGGTTTATAA
- a CDS encoding CBS domain-containing protein: MFTIYNNGTVGFRSTSDNLYNLQNVEEADSVKFDPKEGLIQDFSSELNKQQKQDFLDSYKKVANIDTLEPVYHIKDIMTKDVVYMDNKSTIEDVYNIIKSKKVHQIPITAFGKKIIGIVNKKVILNLLMDDIENAKEILKRKIDDIYLPEIITAEPESDVRRVVQIMLDLKLDAIPIVDENDILMGIVSKTDILKAVSHLPKLQLWS, encoded by the coding sequence TTGTTTACAATATATAATAATGGTACAGTTGGATTTAGAAGTACATCAGATAATTTATATAATTTACAAAATGTAGAAGAAGCTGATTCTGTAAAATTTGACCCTAAAGAAGGTCTAATACAGGATTTTTCTAGCGAATTAAATAAACAACAAAAACAAGATTTTTTAGATTCATATAAAAAAGTAGCAAATATTGATACTTTAGAGCCTGTTTACCATATAAAAGATATTATGACTAAAGATGTAGTTTATATGGATAATAAATCAACAATAGAAGATGTATATAATATCATTAAAAGTAAGAAAGTGCATCAAATTCCAATAACAGCTTTTGGTAAAAAAATAATTGGAATTGTAAATAAAAAAGTTATTTTAAATCTTTTAATGGATGATATTGAAAATGCTAAAGAAATTTTGAAAAGAAAAATAGATGATATTTATCTTCCTGAGATTATAACAGCTGAACCAGAATCTGATGTTAGAAGAGTTGTTCAAATTATGTTAGACTTAAAATTAGATGCAATCCCAATTGTTGATGAAAACGATATTTTAATGGGGATTGTTTCTAAAACTGATATTTTAAAGGCTGTTTCACATCTTCCAAAGTTACAACTTTGGTCGTAA
- the argH gene encoding argininosuccinate lyase, producing the protein MSNQNNQILKNTNAQILDEFNASIMFDKELYAQDIRGSIAHSQMLAQQGILTSEEQKAIETGLLQVKKEIESGEFKFSLAYEDIHMAVETRLTEIIGEPGKRLHTARSRNDQVATDFRLYVQDKSLSIKEQLKELIETFVNVASKYTTTLIPGMTHLQHAQPLNFGFHLLAYANMFKRDYERFESSYDRNNYCPLGSAALAGTPHNIDRFSSSEKLGFISPTLHAMDTVSDRDFALEILFNISTTMMHISRISEELILWSSYEFQFVRMSDEYATTSSIMPQKKNPDVPELLRGKTGRVYGNLISLLTVMKGLPLAYNKDTQEDKEGVFDSVKTVEISISILNEVIKTMIVNVEKMEQASKIGHLTATDLADYLVQKQNMPFRTAYYITKDVVSLANTLNKDISELNIDEIRKANDELKNISDEIVMYLDLRNSMNARNSFGGTSTIQTENQIKYFEEWLKK; encoded by the coding sequence ATGTCAAATCAAAATAATCAAATTTTAAAAAATACAAATGCACAAATTTTAGATGAGTTCAATGCTTCAATAATGTTTGATAAAGAACTTTATGCTCAAGATATTAGAGGTAGTATTGCTCATTCACAAATGTTAGCTCAACAAGGTATTTTAACAAGTGAAGAACAAAAAGCAATTGAAACTGGACTTTTGCAAGTTAAAAAAGAGATTGAAAGTGGCGAATTTAAATTTTCTTTAGCTTATGAAGATATTCATATGGCTGTTGAAACAAGACTTACTGAAATTATAGGAGAACCTGGGAAAAGACTTCATACTGCACGAAGTAGAAATGACCAAGTTGCAACAGATTTTAGACTTTATGTTCAGGATAAATCTTTAAGTATAAAAGAGCAATTAAAAGAATTAATTGAGACTTTTGTAAACGTTGCAAGTAAATATACAACAACTTTAATTCCAGGAATGACACATTTACAACATGCACAACCTCTTAATTTTGGTTTTCACTTATTAGCTTATGCAAATATGTTTAAAAGAGATTATGAAAGATTTGAAAGTTCTTATGATAGAAATAACTATTGTCCTTTAGGAAGTGCTGCACTTGCAGGAACTCCTCATAATATTGATAGATTTTCAAGCAGTGAAAAGTTAGGATTTATTTCTCCAACTTTACATGCAATGGATACTGTTTCAGATAGAGATTTTGCTTTAGAAATTTTATTTAATATAAGTACCACAATGATGCATATTAGTAGAATTTCAGAAGAATTAATATTATGGTCATCTTATGAGTTCCAATTTGTAAGAATGAGTGATGAATATGCAACAACAAGCTCAATTATGCCACAAAAGAAAAATCCTGATGTTCCAGAACTTTTAAGAGGAAAAACAGGTCGAGTTTATGGAAACTTAATTTCACTTTTAACTGTAATGAAAGGTTTACCATTAGCTTACAATAAAGATACTCAAGAAGATAAAGAGGGAGTTTTTGATTCAGTTAAAACTGTTGAAATTTCAATTTCAATTTTAAATGAAGTTATAAAAACTATGATTGTAAATGTTGAGAAAATGGAACAAGCTTCTAAAATAGGGCATTTAACAGCAACAGATTTAGCTGATTATTTAGTTCAAAAACAAAATATGCCATTTAGAACTGCTTATTATATTACAAAAGATGTTGTGTCTCTTGCAAATACATTAAATAAAGATATTAGTGAATTAAACATAGATGAAATTAGAAAAGCAAATGATGAATTAAAAAATATAAGTGATGAAATTGTTATGTATTTAGATTTAAGAAACTCAATGAATGCAAGAAATTCATTTGGTGGAACTTCTACTATTCAAACAGAAAATCAAATAAAATATTTTGAAGAGTGGTTAAAAAAGTAA
- the sufC gene encoding Fe-S cluster assembly ATPase SufC, with product MSKKLLLKIEDLKVSIKDKEILKGLNLEINEGEVHVLMGTNGAGKSTLVKTLSAHYDCVVNEGKITYKNKNLLEMDVAQRANEGIFMSFQSPVEVPGVNNSYFLKTALNEKRVYQGLEPIDAMEFLKHIKEETAKFNIDRKLLQRDLNDGFSGGEKKRNELVQLLMLQPDLIMLDEIDSGLDVDAIKTVANVINSMLDGKRSILMITHYDRLIELIKPDFVHILNDGKIAKTGDYNLALELDEKGYEAIGIKDENR from the coding sequence ATGAGTAAAAAATTATTATTAAAAATTGAAGATTTAAAAGTTAGTATAAAAGATAAAGAGATTTTAAAAGGTCTAAATTTAGAGATAAATGAAGGTGAAGTTCATGTTCTTATGGGAACAAATGGTGCAGGAAAATCAACTTTGGTAAAAACTTTAAGTGCTCATTATGACTGTGTTGTAAATGAAGGAAAAATCACTTATAAAAATAAAAACTTACTTGAAATGGATGTTGCACAAAGAGCAAATGAAGGTATTTTTATGAGCTTTCAAAGTCCAGTTGAAGTTCCAGGAGTAAATAATAGCTATTTTTTAAAAACAGCTTTAAATGAAAAAAGAGTTTACCAAGGATTAGAACCAATTGATGCAATGGAGTTTTTAAAACATATAAAAGAAGAAACAGCAAAATTTAATATAGATAGAAAACTTCTACAAAGAGATTTAAATGATGGTTTTAGTGGTGGAGAAAAGAAAAGAAATGAGTTAGTTCAACTTCTTATGTTGCAACCTGATTTGATTATGCTTGACGAAATCGATAGTGGACTTGATGTTGATGCTATCAAAACTGTTGCAAATGTTATAAATTCTATGCTTGATGGAAAACGTTCTATTTTGATGATTACTCACTATGATAGATTAATTGAATTAATAAAACCAGATTTTGTTCATATTTTAAATGATGGAAAAATAGCAAAAACAGGAGATTATAACTTAGCTTTAGAACTAGATGAAAAAGGTTATGAAGCAATAGGAATAAAAGATGAAAATAGATGA
- a CDS encoding SufB/SufD family protein, with the protein MKIDEIKTITLPKKRDEEFLKINFEALFSYDFKNVKNFEFDKNLKTIKDENSYESILFSIVKNFDENQKVLVIDKAINEPIILIHNMKEDETFFTNSLRIEVKENIKASIIELFVNSSNNSCFAVNRNIVLEKNASLEYVKIQDIDLSNSMIFATSCEQNENSNLEISNFEFGEGFIVNSFENIINKEFINYELNGLTKLKDSSNTSTLVKTIHNEKNSTSFVNYKNSLKDKSRAVIKIKSIVNQNAQFTKAFQNCNTILLSDDATIFAQPHLEIYIDELEASHGATTGTLNEEQLLYLQSRGIRKEKAYDMLLNAFESSIKDNIKDEKIKEFIENYKKEKYV; encoded by the coding sequence ATGAAAATAGATGAAATAAAAACAATCACTCTTCCAAAAAAAAGAGATGAAGAGTTTTTAAAAATAAATTTTGAAGCCCTATTCTCTTATGATTTTAAAAATGTTAAAAATTTTGAATTTGATAAAAATCTAAAGACAATAAAAGATGAAAACTCTTATGAATCAATTTTATTTTCTATTGTAAAAAACTTTGATGAAAACCAAAAAGTTTTAGTTATAGACAAAGCTATAAATGAACCAATTATTTTAATTCATAACATGAAAGAAGATGAAACTTTTTTTACAAATTCTCTTAGAATCGAAGTAAAAGAAAATATCAAAGCTTCTATTATCGAACTTTTTGTAAATAGTTCAAATAACTCTTGTTTTGCAGTTAATAGAAATATAGTTTTAGAAAAAAATGCTTCTTTAGAGTATGTAAAAATTCAAGATATAGATTTATCAAATTCTATGATTTTTGCTACTTCTTGTGAACAAAATGAAAATTCAAATCTTGAAATCTCAAATTTTGAGTTTGGAGAAGGATTTATAGTAAATAGCTTTGAAAATATCATAAATAAAGAGTTTATAAATTATGAATTAAATGGTTTAACAAAACTAAAAGATAGTTCTAATACTTCAACTTTAGTAAAAACTATTCATAATGAGAAAAATTCAACAAGTTTTGTAAATTATAAAAATAGTTTAAAAGATAAATCAAGAGCTGTTATAAAAATAAAATCTATTGTAAATCAAAATGCTCAATTTACAAAAGCATTTCAAAATTGTAATACAATTTTATTAAGTGATGATGCAACTATTTTTGCACAACCTCATCTTGAAATATATATAGATGAACTAGAAGCAAGTCATGGAGCAACAACTGGAACTTTAAATGAAGAACAACTTTTATATCTTCAATCAAGAGGAATTAGAAAAGAAAAAGCTTATGATATGCTTCTTAATGCATTTGAAAGTTCAATCAAAGATAATATAAAAGATGAAAAAATAAAAGAATTTATAGAAAACTATAAAAAGGAAAAATATGTTTAA
- a CDS encoding metal-sulfur cluster assembly factor, translated as MEDKVFDLENVKEKIIENLKKVYDPEIPADVYNLGLIYEINLEERSNYLYCEIDMTLTSPTCPVADSLLEQVRYVTMAVDEVDEVKVNLVFEPVWDPSMMSEDAKEIMGVSGAAIGF; from the coding sequence ATGGAAGATAAAGTTTTTGATTTAGAGAATGTAAAAGAAAAAATAATAGAAAATTTAAAAAAAGTATATGACCCAGAAATTCCAGCAGATGTTTACAATCTTGGATTAATATATGAAATAAATCTTGAAGAGAGAAGTAATTATTTATATTGCGAGATAGATATGACACTTACAAGTCCAACTTGTCCTGTTGCAGATAGTTTACTAGAACAAGTAAGATATGTAACAATGGCTGTAGATGAAGTAGATGAAGTAAAAGTAAATCTTGTATTTGAACCTGTTTGGGACCCTTCAATGATGAGTGAAGATGCAAAAGAGATAATGGGAGTTAGCGGAGCTGCAATAGGTTTTTAA